One window from the genome of Actinomycetota bacterium encodes:
- a CDS encoding ubiquinone/menaquinone biosynthesis methyltransferase has protein sequence MFDAIAPRYDLVNRVMTFRMDVGWRRRTVTALELSPGSLVLDLACGTGDLCRELARCGLSPIGFDFSAGMLAATRATAPLVRADVLHLPVPDAVADGVTCGFALRNLVALDPFARELARVVRPGGRIALLETAEPPNPVVRWGHGIYFGKVVPRVGGWLSDPDAYRYLPRSVAYLPPPDELAALFLRAGFPDLRRTRLAGGIAQLLTGTRA, from the coding sequence ATGTTCGACGCAATCGCGCCGCGCTACGACCTCGTGAACCGGGTCATGACGTTCCGCATGGACGTCGGTTGGCGCCGGCGGACCGTCACCGCGTTGGAGCTGTCACCCGGCTCGCTCGTGCTCGACCTGGCGTGCGGCACCGGCGATCTCTGCCGCGAGCTCGCGCGCTGCGGGTTGTCGCCCATCGGGTTCGACTTCTCCGCGGGCATGCTCGCGGCGACGCGCGCGACGGCGCCGCTCGTGCGCGCCGACGTGCTCCACCTTCCCGTTCCCGACGCGGTCGCCGACGGCGTCACGTGCGGCTTCGCGCTCCGCAACCTGGTCGCGCTCGACCCCTTCGCCCGCGAGCTCGCACGGGTGGTGCGGCCCGGCGGGCGCATCGCGCTGCTGGAGACCGCCGAGCCCCCCAACCCCGTCGTGCGTTGGGGCCATGGCATCTACTTCGGCAAGGTCGTACCGCGCGTCGGCGGCTGGCTCTCCGATCCCGACGCATACCGTTACCTGCCCCGCTCCGTCGCCTACCTGCCTCCGCCCGACGAGCTCGCCGCATTGTTCCTGCGGGCCGGGTTCCCCGACCTCCGCCGGACACGGTTGGCCGGCGGCATCGCCCAGCTCCTCACCGGGACGAGAGCATGA
- a CDS encoding 1,4-dihydroxy-2-naphthoate polyprenyltransferase, whose product MNRWVAGARPRTLPAAVVPVLVGSGLAAGDDRFVGWRAACALAVALALQVGTNYANDYSDGVRGTDDVRVGPVRLVAAGLAAPASVKWAAFASFAVAAAIGLVLAAAVSWWLVPVGAACVAAGWLYTGGPRPYGYSGLGEVFVFVFFGLVATAGTAYVQEARLTTAMVVAGVPVGLLAAALLVVNNLRDIPTDAAAGKRTLAVRLGDDATRALYVALAVGAFAIGAFATAVPASLFTLLVLPFAVPPSRRVLQGAKGPALIGVLQATARLQLLFGVVLAGALWAS is encoded by the coding sequence GTGAACCGGTGGGTCGCGGGGGCGCGGCCGCGCACGCTGCCGGCCGCGGTCGTGCCGGTCCTCGTCGGGTCGGGCCTCGCCGCGGGCGACGACCGCTTCGTCGGGTGGCGAGCCGCGTGCGCGTTGGCCGTCGCGCTCGCATTGCAGGTGGGCACCAACTACGCCAACGACTACAGCGACGGCGTGCGGGGCACCGACGACGTGCGGGTGGGACCGGTGCGGCTCGTGGCCGCGGGTCTCGCCGCGCCCGCCTCGGTGAAATGGGCGGCCTTCGCCTCGTTCGCGGTGGCCGCCGCCATCGGGCTGGTGCTGGCGGCGGCGGTGAGCTGGTGGCTCGTGCCGGTGGGAGCCGCCTGCGTCGCCGCGGGCTGGCTCTACACGGGGGGCCCGCGGCCCTACGGCTACTCGGGGCTCGGCGAGGTCTTCGTGTTCGTGTTCTTCGGGCTGGTTGCTACGGCCGGCACCGCCTACGTGCAGGAGGCGCGGCTCACCACCGCGATGGTGGTGGCCGGTGTGCCCGTGGGCCTGCTGGCCGCGGCCCTGCTCGTGGTCAACAACCTCCGCGACATACCGACCGACGCGGCGGCGGGCAAGCGCACCTTGGCGGTGCGCCTCGGCGACGACGCGACCCGCGCGCTCTACGTCGCGCTCGCGGTCGGTGCCTTTGCCATCGGCGCCTTCGCGACCGCGGTCCCGGCTTCGCTCTTCACGCTGCTCGTGCTGCCGTTCGCGGTGCCGCCGTCCCGGCGCGTGCTCCAGGGCGCGAAGGGGCCCGCGTTGATCGGCGTCCTCCAGGCGACGGCGCGTCTGCAACTGCTGTTCGGCGTCGTGCTCGCCGGAGCGCTGTGGGCGAGCTAG
- the menD gene encoding 2-succinyl-5-enolpyruvyl-6-hydroxy-3-cyclohexene-1-carboxylic-acid synthase, translating into MTVQATFAATVVDEWVRAGVTDAVLAPGSRSTPLALALHARADVRVHVHLDERSAGFYALGLGLATGNPAIVLTTSGTAAVELHPAVVEAHHAHVPLLACTADRPPELHDVGASQAIDQVHLFGRAVRWFAQPGVPDDASRGAWRSLAARAVAEARGAGGAPGPVHLNLAFREPLVGEPDALPPARPGGGPWHTVERAEPGALDVSDRVAGRRGVVVAGADAPRPPVVHGIAEALAWPLVADARSGCRVPARTTVGAFDALLRSPEFAAEHRPEVVLRLGAPLTSRVLNEWLAASGADQVLVHPRHAWLDPDRTAATVTASVTVARPVPSPPGWLDGWMEAERLAQATIASVLDAHTAPTEPGVARALLDLLPSEAVLMVSSSMPVRDLEWYAPPREGVRVVANRGASGIDGVVSTALGLAAGTPGRRTFALLGDLAFLHDAGGLVAAGRRDVDCTFVVVDNDGGGIFSFLPQAELVPPDGFETLFGTPHGLDLARVATAYGAPVTRLERLDELCSALDGGGVRVVHVRTDRAVNVAVHREINEAVAAALTAGRPRRGAPAA; encoded by the coding sequence ATGACCGTACAGGCGACGTTCGCGGCGACGGTCGTCGACGAGTGGGTGCGCGCCGGGGTCACCGACGCGGTGCTCGCGCCGGGCTCGCGGTCGACGCCGCTCGCGCTGGCGCTCCACGCCCGCGCCGATGTCCGCGTGCACGTTCACCTCGACGAGCGCTCCGCGGGCTTCTACGCGCTCGGGCTCGGTCTCGCCACCGGAAACCCCGCCATCGTGTTGACCACCAGCGGGACGGCCGCCGTGGAGCTCCACCCGGCCGTCGTCGAGGCTCACCACGCGCACGTCCCGCTGCTGGCGTGCACCGCCGATCGTCCGCCGGAGCTGCACGACGTCGGGGCGTCGCAGGCCATCGACCAGGTCCACCTGTTCGGCCGGGCGGTGCGCTGGTTCGCCCAGCCCGGCGTGCCCGACGACGCGTCACGCGGCGCGTGGCGCTCGCTCGCGGCGCGGGCGGTGGCCGAGGCGCGGGGTGCCGGCGGCGCGCCGGGGCCGGTGCACCTCAACCTCGCGTTCCGCGAGCCGTTGGTGGGGGAGCCCGACGCGCTGCCACCCGCGCGACCCGGAGGCGGGCCGTGGCACACGGTGGAGCGGGCCGAGCCCGGGGCGCTCGACGTCTCGGATCGGGTCGCGGGGCGGCGCGGGGTCGTCGTCGCAGGCGCGGACGCGCCCAGGCCGCCCGTGGTGCACGGCATCGCCGAGGCGCTGGCCTGGCCACTCGTCGCCGACGCGCGGTCGGGATGCCGCGTGCCCGCCCGAACGACGGTGGGCGCGTTCGACGCGCTGCTCCGCTCGCCGGAGTTCGCGGCTGAGCACCGCCCCGAGGTCGTGCTGCGCCTGGGTGCGCCGCTCACGTCGCGCGTGCTCAACGAGTGGTTGGCCGCGTCCGGCGCGGATCAGGTGCTCGTGCACCCGCGGCATGCGTGGCTCGACCCCGATCGCACCGCGGCGACGGTGACCGCGTCGGTGACGGTGGCGCGGCCGGTGCCGTCTCCTCCGGGGTGGCTCGACGGGTGGATGGAGGCGGAGCGCCTCGCCCAGGCGACCATCGCGTCGGTGCTGGACGCGCACACGGCGCCCACCGAGCCCGGCGTCGCACGCGCCCTGCTCGACCTGCTTCCGAGCGAGGCCGTGCTCATGGTCTCGTCGTCGATGCCCGTGCGCGACCTCGAGTGGTACGCGCCGCCCCGCGAGGGCGTGCGGGTGGTGGCGAACCGCGGTGCGAGCGGCATCGACGGCGTCGTGTCGACGGCCCTCGGCCTCGCCGCGGGCACCCCCGGCCGGCGCACGTTCGCGCTGCTCGGTGATCTCGCGTTCCTCCACGACGCGGGCGGCCTGGTCGCGGCCGGCCGGCGCGACGTCGACTGCACGTTCGTCGTCGTCGACAACGACGGCGGTGGCATCTTCTCGTTCCTTCCGCAGGCCGAGCTCGTCCCGCCCGACGGCTTCGAGACGTTGTTCGGAACGCCGCACGGGCTCGACCTGGCGCGGGTCGCGACCGCCTACGGCGCGCCCGTCACCCGACTGGAGCGGCTCGACGAGCTGTGCTCCGCGCTCGACGGAGGCGGCGTGCGCGTGGTGCACGTTCGCACCGACCGGGCGGTGAACGTCGCCGTCCATCGCGAGATCAACGAAGCGGTGGCGGCCGCGCTCACGGCCGGACGACCGCGGCGAGGAGCGCCTGCAGCTTGA
- a CDS encoding diacylglycerol kinase family protein produces the protein MTNHSTSDHSRCAHSDRPILVTIVKDTDPARPARQTGSRARFLVSFRYAFRGVCWMARHEPNMRFHLVATAAVVGAAAGFRLPIEQWAALVFAIALVLLGETLNTAIEVVLDLVHPEDDERVGVVKDVAAAAVLVAAAGSAVIAAIVFGPHVWRLFT, from the coding sequence ATGACCAATCACTCTACGAGTGATCACTCACGTTGTGCCCACTCGGACCGTCCTATCCTCGTGACCATCGTCAAGGACACCGACCCGGCCCGGCCGGCCCGTCAGACGGGAAGCAGGGCCCGCTTCCTCGTCTCGTTCCGCTACGCCTTCCGAGGCGTGTGCTGGATGGCGCGCCACGAGCCCAACATGCGGTTCCATCTGGTGGCGACCGCCGCGGTCGTGGGCGCGGCCGCCGGGTTCCGGCTGCCCATCGAGCAGTGGGCGGCGCTGGTGTTCGCGATCGCGCTCGTGCTGTTGGGCGAGACGCTCAACACCGCCATCGAGGTGGTGCTCGACCTGGTCCACCCCGAGGACGACGAGCGCGTCGGCGTGGTGAAGGACGTGGCGGCCGCGGCCGTCCTGGTCGCCGCGGCCGGCTCGGCGGTCATCGCCGCCATCGTGTTCGGGCCCCACGTGTGGAGGCTTTTCACGTGA
- a CDS encoding alpha/beta fold hydrolase has translation MTRVVLVHGFTQTHRSWDVVADALAREHDVVALDAPGHGELSDVALDLWQGARLVAQQGGRAAYVGYSMGGRLCLHVALAHPDFVEALVLVGATAGIRDDVERDDRRRDDEARAARIEREGMDAFLREWLSQPLFASLPPDARGLDDRRTNTASGLAASLRLAGTGAQEPLWNRLAELEMPVLLVAGERDDTFAALAHEMATAIGRNARVALVADAGHAAHLERPDTFVEILEAFLGG, from the coding sequence ATGACCCGCGTCGTGCTCGTCCACGGGTTCACCCAGACCCACCGCTCGTGGGACGTCGTCGCCGACGCGCTCGCACGCGAGCACGACGTCGTCGCGCTCGACGCGCCGGGCCACGGCGAGCTCTCGGACGTGGCGCTCGACCTGTGGCAGGGCGCCCGGCTGGTGGCCCAGCAGGGAGGACGGGCCGCGTACGTCGGGTACTCGATGGGCGGGCGCCTCTGCCTGCACGTGGCGCTCGCCCATCCCGACTTCGTCGAGGCCCTCGTGCTGGTAGGCGCCACCGCCGGCATCCGTGACGACGTCGAACGCGACGACCGAAGGCGCGACGACGAGGCGCGCGCGGCCCGCATCGAGCGCGAGGGCATGGACGCGTTCCTGCGCGAATGGCTGTCCCAGCCGCTGTTCGCCTCGCTCCCGCCCGACGCGCGCGGGCTCGACGACCGCCGTACGAACACCGCCTCGGGTTTGGCCGCCAGCCTCCGCCTCGCGGGCACCGGCGCCCAGGAGCCGCTCTGGAACCGCCTCGCGGAGCTGGAGATGCCCGTGCTGCTGGTCGCGGGCGAGCGCGACGACACGTTCGCCGCTCTCGCGCACGAGATGGCAACCGCGATCGGCCGCAACGCACGCGTCGCGCTCGTGGCTGACGCGGGTCACGCCGCCCACCTCGAGCGTCCCGACACGTTCGTCGAGATCTTGGAGGCGTTCCTCGGCGGCTAG
- a CDS encoding ABC-F family ATP-binding cassette domain-containing protein codes for MMLEATGITIDLGHRVLLRDGSFRVASGEKVGLVGPNGAGKTTLLRVLAGDLKPTAGSVSLPSHFGWLRQDVQARPEEAHEVSIDHLLGGRETARLAEELEATRLRIEQSDGVQRDRAVRRFASLEERFRVLGGYRSDAEARRIASGVGLDDEALSRRVGTLSGGQRRRLELARLLYAGGDLLILDEPTNHLDLDAKAWVMQFLRSTRCAVLVVSHDIGLLDDAIDRVLALEGGRLDVYRGTYTRFLEQRRAREAQRAKEASLYGEKVAQLKATAERFRHGNENVAKKAKAIDSRLERMAKTAPVDLVPRRRRISVRFPDPPRAGDLVLTVEGLAKAYTADPVFKDVSFTVGRRETFLVLGLNGAGKTTLLRILAGVIDADSGTFRLGANVELGFYAQEHEDIRDGVTVLNHMRERAPTTAVPARGGGGPSHTSGGMPDKDLRAVLGHFGLTGDVAFQDAATLSGGEKTKLALARLVVGRANLLLLDEPTNNLDPQSREAVLAALQHYKGTTVLVSHDAEFVASLAPDRVLVMPDGDVVPFDEGALELVELA; via the coding sequence GTGATGCTCGAGGCGACGGGGATCACGATCGACCTCGGCCATCGCGTGCTGTTGCGCGACGGGTCGTTCCGCGTCGCGTCCGGCGAGAAGGTGGGCCTCGTCGGGCCCAACGGCGCCGGTAAGACGACGCTGTTGCGCGTGCTCGCGGGCGACCTGAAGCCGACGGCCGGCAGCGTCTCACTGCCGTCCCATTTCGGTTGGCTGCGGCAGGACGTGCAGGCGCGGCCCGAAGAGGCGCACGAGGTGTCGATCGACCACCTGCTCGGCGGACGCGAGACGGCCCGACTGGCCGAGGAGCTGGAGGCGACGCGACTGCGGATCGAGCAGAGCGACGGCGTGCAGCGCGACCGGGCCGTCCGACGCTTCGCGAGCCTCGAGGAGCGCTTCCGCGTGCTGGGCGGCTACCGGTCGGATGCCGAGGCGCGCCGCATCGCGTCCGGCGTCGGGCTCGACGACGAGGCACTGTCGCGTCGGGTGGGCACCCTGTCGGGTGGGCAACGGCGCCGGCTCGAGCTGGCCCGACTCCTCTACGCGGGCGGCGACCTCCTCATCCTCGACGAGCCGACCAACCACCTCGACCTCGACGCCAAGGCGTGGGTCATGCAGTTCCTGCGCAGCACCCGATGCGCGGTGCTCGTGGTGTCACACGACATCGGGCTGCTCGACGACGCCATCGACCGGGTGCTGGCGCTCGAGGGCGGACGGCTCGACGTCTATCGCGGCACGTACACGCGCTTCCTCGAGCAGCGGAGGGCGCGCGAGGCGCAACGGGCCAAGGAGGCGAGCCTCTACGGCGAGAAGGTGGCGCAACTCAAGGCCACGGCCGAGCGCTTCCGCCACGGCAACGAGAACGTCGCCAAGAAGGCGAAGGCCATCGACTCGCGCCTCGAGCGCATGGCGAAGACGGCGCCGGTCGATCTGGTGCCGCGCCGCCGCAGGATCAGCGTGCGCTTCCCCGATCCGCCGCGTGCGGGCGACCTGGTGCTCACCGTCGAGGGGCTGGCCAAGGCGTACACCGCCGACCCCGTGTTCAAGGACGTGTCCTTCACCGTGGGCAGGCGGGAGACGTTCCTCGTGCTGGGGCTGAACGGTGCGGGCAAGACGACGCTGCTCCGGATCCTCGCGGGCGTCATCGACGCGGACAGCGGCACGTTCCGGCTCGGCGCCAACGTCGAGCTCGGGTTCTACGCGCAGGAGCACGAAGACATCCGCGACGGCGTCACCGTGCTCAACCACATGCGTGAGCGCGCCCCCACCACCGCGGTCCCCGCCCGCGGTGGAGGCGGCCCGTCGCACACCTCTGGAGGCATGCCCGACAAGGACCTGCGCGCCGTGCTGGGCCACTTCGGCCTCACCGGCGACGTCGCGTTCCAGGACGCGGCCACCTTGTCGGGTGGCGAGAAGACCAAGCTGGCGCTCGCCCGCCTCGTCGTGGGCCGGGCCAACCTGCTGCTCCTCGACGAGCCCACCAACAACCTCGACCCCCAGTCGCGCGAAGCGGTCCTGGCGGCGCTGCAGCACTACAAGGGCACGACCGTCCTCGTGTCCCACGACGCGGAGTTCGTCGCGTCGCTCGCGCCCGACCGGGTGCTCGTCATGCCCGACGGCGACGTGGTGCCGTTCGACGAGGGCGCGCTGGAGCTGGTCGAGCTCGCGTGA
- a CDS encoding MerR family transcriptional regulator, which produces MEYRVEQLAARAEVSVDTVRFYQARGLLDPPRRTGRIALYDDGHLVRLDRVRELQAKGFTLATIGRLVRGELDAADEALIEAVAGEEGDGEAVEEFFDLDELAVRSGIPVALLQAIEREGLLVGRRHEGRPAYTPGDLAVATAGLRLLELGLPLPEVLELAREHHARMRQTAERAVALFDAHVRQPLRTAGLDEEDAAARLVEAFAVLLPATVDLVSHHFRRTLLAVAEEHIEHVGADAERAAVAAESQRRLEGAG; this is translated from the coding sequence ATGGAGTATCGCGTCGAGCAGCTGGCGGCCCGGGCCGAGGTCTCGGTCGACACCGTCCGCTTCTACCAGGCCCGGGGCCTGCTCGATCCGCCCCGCCGCACCGGACGCATCGCCCTCTACGACGACGGCCACCTGGTCCGGCTCGACCGGGTCCGGGAGCTGCAGGCGAAGGGCTTCACCCTGGCCACCATCGGGCGGCTGGTGCGCGGCGAGCTCGACGCCGCCGACGAGGCGCTGATCGAGGCGGTGGCCGGTGAAGAGGGTGACGGGGAGGCCGTCGAGGAGTTCTTCGACCTCGACGAGCTGGCCGTCCGCAGCGGTATCCCCGTCGCCCTGCTGCAGGCCATCGAGCGCGAGGGCCTGCTGGTCGGACGGCGGCACGAAGGCCGGCCCGCCTACACACCGGGCGACCTGGCGGTGGCGACTGCCGGCCTCCGGCTCCTCGAACTGGGCCTACCGCTGCCCGAGGTCCTCGAGCTGGCGCGTGAGCACCACGCCCGCATGAGGCAGACGGCCGAGCGAGCCGTCGCCCTCTTCGACGCCCACGTGCGCCAGCCCCTGCGTACGGCGGGGCTCGACGAGGAGGACGCGGCGGCCCGGCTGGTCGAGGCGTTCGCCGTCCTGTTGCCTGCCACCGTCGACCTGGTGAGCCACCACTTCCGGCGCACCCTGCTCGCGGTGGCCGAGGAGCACATCGAGCACGTGGGGGCGGACGCGGAGCGGGCGGCGGTGGCCGCCGAGAGCCAGCGCCGGCTCGAGGGGGCCGGGTGA
- the menB gene encoding 1,4-dihydroxy-2-naphthoyl-CoA synthase, whose protein sequence is MNREGDAFGLEGRQGPRWRPSGEYGDIRYEVLDGEGIAKLTICRPEVRNAFRPRTLFELSHAFNEARDDPDIGVVILTGEGTEAFCSGGDQRVRGDDGYKDDKGIGRLNVLDLQVQIRRTPKPVIAMVAGYAIGGGHVLHVVCDLTIAAENARFGQTGPRVGSFDGGYGSGLLARIVGQKKAREIWYLCEQYDAQAALDMGLVNKVVPLERLEEETLAWCRRMMQHSPLALRMLKASLNAADDGLAGIQQLAGDATLLYYLSEEAQEGRNAYVEKRRPEFDRYPRRP, encoded by the coding sequence ATGAATCGGGAGGGCGATGCTTTTGGCCTCGAGGGCCGGCAGGGCCCCCGCTGGCGTCCCTCGGGGGAGTACGGCGACATCCGCTACGAGGTGCTCGACGGCGAGGGCATCGCCAAGCTCACCATCTGTCGCCCCGAGGTGCGCAACGCCTTCCGGCCCCGAACGCTCTTCGAGCTCAGCCACGCCTTCAACGAGGCGCGCGACGACCCCGACATCGGCGTGGTCATCCTCACCGGGGAGGGCACCGAGGCGTTCTGCTCGGGCGGCGACCAGCGCGTCCGGGGCGACGACGGCTACAAGGACGACAAGGGGATCGGCCGGCTCAACGTGCTCGACCTCCAGGTGCAGATCCGGCGCACCCCGAAGCCGGTGATCGCCATGGTCGCGGGCTACGCCATCGGCGGCGGGCACGTCCTGCACGTCGTCTGCGACCTGACCATCGCGGCGGAGAACGCCCGGTTCGGGCAGACCGGCCCGCGGGTCGGGAGCTTCGACGGTGGCTACGGCTCGGGGCTCCTGGCACGCATCGTCGGTCAAAAGAAGGCGCGCGAGATCTGGTACCTGTGCGAGCAGTACGACGCCCAGGCCGCGCTCGACATGGGCCTGGTGAACAAGGTCGTGCCCCTCGAGCGGCTCGAGGAGGAGACCCTGGCGTGGTGCCGCCGGATGATGCAGCACTCGCCGCTCGCGCTCCGCATGCTGAAGGCGTCGCTCAACGCCGCGGACGACGGGCTTGCCGGCATCCAGCAGCTCGCAGGCGACGCCACCCTCCTCTACTACCTCAGCGAGGAGGCTCAGGAGGGCCGCAACGCGTACGTGGAGAAGCGCCGGCCCGAGTTCGATCGATACCCCAGACGCCCGTGA
- a CDS encoding isochorismate synthase, giving the protein MTRSRLTAQLRRGGLVARTVRLDVDPADVDLIGCAGADGVLWEHEGVSLAGRGVATRLPPALVDDFLATIEVEQDEVDVPGTGAIAIGALPFTPDGGAALIVPERVVGRTADGVVWETTIGAPDTPSHADTAPASPRRSPSGFRLTAVPSHADWCGAVAEAVARIEAGEVEKVVLARAVDVETDGPLVVPDILRRLRALFPSCMVFSVDGFVGASPELLVARLGLDVRSQPLAGTVARSGDPATDARLAGALLASSKDRREHGLVVDAVAAALRPVCDRLDIPATPAIVPLRNVAHLGTTIQGRLAAPAPSALALACRLHPTPAVAGTPTVAALALLARLEGSTRGRYAGPVGWVDARGNGEWAVGIRSAEVRGNRARLMSGNGIVAGSDPDDELAETQLKLQALLAAVVRP; this is encoded by the coding sequence ATGACCCGCTCTCGCTTGACTGCGCAGTTGCGTCGCGGCGGCTTGGTGGCGCGCACCGTGCGCCTCGATGTCGATCCGGCCGACGTCGACCTTATCGGCTGTGCGGGAGCGGACGGCGTGCTCTGGGAGCACGAGGGGGTGAGCCTCGCGGGCCGCGGCGTCGCGACCCGTCTTCCACCCGCACTCGTCGACGACTTCCTCGCCACCATCGAGGTCGAGCAGGACGAGGTCGACGTGCCGGGCACGGGCGCCATCGCCATCGGCGCCCTGCCATTCACGCCCGACGGCGGGGCCGCGCTGATCGTGCCCGAGCGCGTCGTCGGGCGCACGGCGGACGGTGTGGTCTGGGAGACGACCATCGGAGCGCCCGACACCCCGTCTCACGCGGACACCGCCCCTGCAAGTCCGCGCCGCTCGCCGTCGGGCTTCCGCCTCACCGCCGTGCCCAGCCACGCCGACTGGTGCGGGGCGGTGGCGGAGGCCGTGGCACGGATCGAGGCCGGCGAGGTGGAGAAGGTCGTGCTCGCGCGCGCGGTCGACGTCGAGACCGACGGGCCCCTGGTCGTGCCCGACATCCTGCGTCGTCTGCGCGCCCTCTTCCCGTCGTGCATGGTGTTCTCGGTCGACGGCTTCGTGGGAGCCAGCCCCGAGCTGCTCGTCGCCCGGCTCGGCCTCGACGTGCGCTCGCAGCCGCTTGCCGGCACCGTGGCCCGCAGTGGCGATCCCGCGACCGACGCGCGGCTGGCGGGCGCGCTGCTGGCCTCGAGCAAGGATCGCCGCGAGCACGGGCTCGTCGTCGACGCCGTGGCCGCGGCCCTGCGACCCGTCTGCGACCGCCTCGACATCCCGGCGACGCCTGCGATCGTCCCCCTCCGCAACGTGGCCCACCTGGGCACGACGATCCAGGGCCGGCTCGCGGCCCCCGCACCCTCGGCCCTCGCGCTCGCCTGCCGCCTCCACCCGACGCCTGCGGTCGCGGGCACGCCGACGGTCGCCGCGCTCGCGCTGCTCGCACGCCTCGAGGGCTCGACGCGCGGCCGCTACGCGGGGCCGGTCGGATGGGTCGATGCCCGCGGCAACGGCGAGTGGGCGGTGGGCATCCGATCCGCGGAGGTGCGCGGCAACCGGGCCCGGTTGATGTCGGGCAACGGCATCGTCGCCGGCTCCGACCCCGACGACGAGCTCGCCGAGACGCAACTCAAGCTGCAGGCGCTCCTCGCCGCGGTCGTCCGGCCGTGA
- a CDS encoding long-chain fatty acid--CoA ligase codes for MAGLRRAWDRGDAVLPLDHRLPAPARERVLRRLGAGDAVEDGDALVVATSGSTGEPKGVVLTHEAVGASARAGNAALGVDPGAGDEWLACLPLSHLGGLGVVTKALLTGTPLTVHAGFDATAVARTAADVAARGHRLLTTLVPTAFARVDPGLFRAIVLGGAPVPGELPANVVTSYGLTETCGGCVYDGRPFAGVETRIADDGQILVRGPVLLRGYRDGTDPKTVDGWLATGDAGSLDGEGRLRVDGRLTDLIITGGENVWPAAIEKVLRQHPRVGEVAVGGRPDPEWGERVVAWVIAVRDSDPPTLDDLRSLVKAHLPAPAAPRELVLVDDLPRTRSGKVRPPEREPKRSGGSQLHEKMAVEQPRNEDVPPTNG; via the coding sequence GTGGCCGGCCTCCGCCGGGCGTGGGACCGGGGCGACGCGGTCCTGCCCCTCGACCACCGCCTCCCGGCGCCCGCACGCGAGCGGGTCCTGCGCCGCCTGGGGGCGGGCGACGCGGTCGAGGACGGCGATGCCCTGGTCGTGGCCACCAGCGGCTCGACGGGCGAGCCCAAGGGCGTCGTGCTCACCCACGAAGCGGTGGGCGCCTCGGCCCGGGCGGGCAACGCCGCCCTCGGCGTCGACCCCGGCGCGGGGGACGAATGGCTCGCCTGCCTCCCCCTCTCGCACCTCGGCGGCCTCGGCGTGGTCACCAAGGCGCTCCTCACCGGCACGCCCCTGACCGTGCACGCCGGGTTCGACGCCACCGCGGTGGCGCGCACTGCCGCCGACGTCGCGGCCCGCGGCCACCGGCTGCTGACCACCCTCGTCCCCACCGCCTTCGCGCGCGTCGACCCCGGGCTGTTCCGCGCCATCGTGCTCGGCGGGGCGCCCGTGCCCGGGGAGCTGCCTGCGAACGTCGTCACCAGCTACGGGCTCACGGAGACGTGCGGCGGGTGCGTGTACGACGGCCGGCCCTTCGCCGGCGTCGAGACCCGCATCGCCGACGACGGTCAGATCCTCGTGCGCGGCCCGGTGCTGCTGCGCGGCTACCGCGACGGCACCGATCCGAAGACGGTCGACGGCTGGCTCGCGACCGGTGACGCGGGCTCGCTCGACGGCGAGGGCCGCCTGCGCGTGGACGGCCGGCTGACCGACCTCATCATCACGGGCGGCGAGAACGTGTGGCCCGCCGCGATCGAGAAGGTGCTGCGGCAACACCCGCGCGTCGGTGAGGTCGCCGTCGGCGGACGGCCCGATCCCGAATGGGGCGAGCGGGTCGTGGCCTGGGTGATCGCGGTGCGCGACTCCGACCCACCCACCCTCGACGACCTCCGGTCGCTCGTGAAGGCGCACCTCCCCGCGCCCGCGGCGCCGCGTGAGCTGGTGCTTGTGGACGACCTGCCGCGCACGCGCAGCGGCAAGGTCCGGCCACCTGAGCGAGAACCGAAGCGCAGCGGAGGATCGCAGCTCCATGAAAAGATGGCGGTGGAACAGCCGAGGAACGAGGATGTTCCACCGACCAACGGTTAG